A genomic window from Macaca mulatta isolate MMU2019108-1 chromosome 19, T2T-MMU8v2.0, whole genome shotgun sequence includes:
- the SLC44A2 gene encoding choline transporter-like protein 2 isoform X1, whose amino-acid sequence MGDERPHYYGKHGTPQKYDPTFKGPIYNRGCTDVICCVFLLLAIVGYVAVGIIAWTHGDPRKVIYPTDSRGEFCGQKGTKNENKPYLFYFNIVKCASPLVLLEFQCPTPQICVEKCPDRYLTYLNARSSRDFEYYKQFCVPGFKDNKVSLAEVLRDGDCPAVLIPSKPLARRCFPAIHAHKGVLMVGNETTYEDGHGSRKNITDLVEGAKKANGVLEARQLAMRIFEDYTVSWYWIIIGLVIAMAMSLLFIILLRFLAGIMVWVMIIMVILVLGYGIFHCYMEYSRLRGEAGSDVSLVDLGFQTDFRVYLHLRQTWLAFMIILSILEVIIILLLIFLRKRILIAIALIKEASRAVGYVMCSLLYPLVTFFLLCLCIAYWASTAVFLSTSNEAVYKIFDDSSCSLTAKTCNPETFPSSNESRLCPNARCQFAFYGGESGYHRALLGLQIFNAFMFFWLANFVLALGQVTLAGAFASYYWALRKPDDLPAFPLFSAFGRALRYHTGSLAFGALILAIVQIIRVILEYLDQRLKAAENKFAKCLMTCLKCCFWCLEKFIKFLNRNAYIMIAIYGTNFCTSARNAFFLLMRNIIRVAVLDKVTDFLFLLGKLLIVGSVGILAFFFFTHRIRIVQDTAPPLNYYWVPILTVIVGSYLIAHGFFSVYGMCVDTLFLCFCEDLERNDGSQERPYFMSPELRDILLKGSAEEGKRAEAEE is encoded by the exons ATGGGGGACGAGCGGCCCCACTACTACGGGAAACACG GAACGCCGCAGAAGTATGATCCCACTTTCAAAGGACCTATTTACAATAG GGGCTGCACGGACGTCATATGCTGTGTATTCCTGCTCCTGGCCATTGTGGGCTACGTGGCTGTGGGCATTATAG CCTGGACTCATGGAGACCCTCGAAAGGTGATCTACCCTACTGATAGCCGGGGCGAGTTCTGTGGGCAGAAGGGCACAAAAAACGA GAACAAACCCTACTTGTTTTATTTCAACATTGTGAAATGTGCCAGCCCCCTGGTTCTGCTGGAATTCCAATGTCCCACTCCTCAG ATCTGCGTGGAAAAATGCCCCGACCGCTACCTCACGTACCTGAATGCTCGCAGCTCCCGGGACTTTGAGTACTATAAGCAGTTCTGTGTTCCTGGCTTCAAGGACAATAAAGTGAGTT TGGCTGAGGTGCTTCGAGATGGTGACTGCCCTGCTGTCCTCATCCCCAGCAAACCCT TGGCCCGGAGATGCTTCCCCGCCATCCACGCCCACAAGGGTGTCCTGATGGTGGGCAATGAGACGACTTATGAGGATGGGCATGGCTCCCGGAAAAACATCACGGACCTGGTGGAGGGCGCTAA GAAAGCCAATGGAGTCCTAGAGGCGCGGCAACTCGCCATGCGCATATTTGAAGATTACACCGTCTCTTGGTATTGGATTATCAT AGGTCTGGTCATTGCTATGGCAATGAGCCTCCTATTCATCATCCTGCTCCGCTTCCTGGCTGGCATTATGGTCTGGGTGATGATCATTATGGTGATTCTGGTGCTGGGCTACG GAATCTTTCACTGCTACATGGAGTACTCCCGACTGCGTGGTGAGGCTGGCTCTGATGTCTCTTTGGTGGACCTCGGCTTTCAGACGGATTTCCGGGTGTACCTGCACTTACGGCAGACCTGGTTGGCCTTTA TGATCATTCTGAGTATCCTTGAAGTCATTATCATCTTGCTGCTCATCTTTCTCCGGAAGAGAATTCTCATCGCGATTGCACTCATCAAAGAAGCCAGCAG GGCTGTGGGATATGTCATGTGCTCCTTGCTCTACCCACTGGTCACCTTCTTCTTGCTGTGCCTCTGCATCGCCTACTGGGCCAGCACTGCTGT CTTCCTGTCCACTTCCAATGAAGCGGTCTATAAGATCTTTGATGATAGCTCCTGCTCACTTACTGCGAAAACCTGCAACCCAGAG ACCTTCCCCTCCTCCAATGAGTCCCGCCTATGCCCCAATGCCCGTTGCCAGTTCGCCTTCTACGGTGGTGAGTCAGGCTACCACCGGGCCCTGCTGGGCCTGCAGATCTTCAATGCCTTCATGTTCTTCTGGTTGGCCAACTTCGTGCTGGCTCTGGGCCAGGTCACACTGGCCGGGGCCTTTGCCTCCTACTACTGGGCCCTGCGCAAGCCGGACGACCTGCCGGCCTTCCCGCTCTTCTCTGCCTTTGGCCGGGCGCTCAG GTACCACACGGGCTCCCTGGCCTTTGGCGCGCTCATCCTGGCCATTGTGCAGATCATTCGTGTGATACTCGAGTACCTGGATCAGCGGCTGAAAG cCGCAGAGAACAAGTTTGCCAAGTGCCTCATGACCTGTCTCAAATGCTGCTTCTGGTGCCTGGAGAAGTTCATCAAATTCCTCAATAGGAATGCCTACATCATG ATTGCCATCTACGGCACCAATTTCTGCACCTCGGCCAGGAATGCCTTCTTCCTGCTCATGAGAAACATCATCAG AGTGGCTGTCCTGGACAAAGTTACCGACTTCCTCTTCCTGTTGGGCAAACTTTTGATCGTAGGCAGTGTGG gTATCCtggctttcttcttcttcacccACCGTATCAGGATCGTGCAGGATACAGCACCACCCCTCAATTATTACTGGGTTCCTATACTG ACGGTGATCGTTGGCTCCTACCTGATTGCACATGGTTTCTTCAGCGTCTATGGCATGTGTGTGGACACACTGttcctctgcttct GTGAGGACCTGGAAAGGAATGACGGCTCTCAGGAGCGACCCTACTTCATGTCGCCCGAGCTGAGAGACATCCTGTTGAAGGGGAGTGCGGAGGAGGGGAAGCGGGCGGAAGCCGAGGAGTAG
- the SLC44A2 gene encoding choline transporter-like protein 2 isoform X5, with translation MGDERPHYYGKHGTPQKYDPTFKGPIYNRGCTDVICCVFLLLAIVGYVAVGIIAWTHGDPRKVIYPTDSRGEFCGQKGTKNENKPYLFYFNIVKCASPLVLLEFQCPTPQICVEKCPDRYLTYLNARSSRDFEYYKQFCVPGFKDNKVSLAEVLRDGDCPAVLIPSKPLARRCFPAIHAHKGVLMVGNETTYEDGHGSRKNITDLVEGAKKANGVLEARQLAMRIFEDYTVSWYWIIIGLVIAMAMSLLFIILLRFLAGIMVWVMIIMVILVLGYGIFHCYMEYSRLRGEAGSDVSLVDLGFQTDFRVYLHLRQTWLAFMIILSILEVIIILLLIFLRKRILIAIALIKEASRAVGYVMCSLLYPLVTFFLLCLCIAYWASTAVFLSTSNEAVYKIFDDSSCSLTAKTCNPETFPSSNESRLCPNARCQFAFYGGESGYHRALLGLQIFNAFMFFWLANFVLALGQVTLAGAFASYYWALRKPDDLPAFPLFSAFGRALRYHTGSLAFGALILAIVQIIRVILEYLDQRLKAAENKFAKCLMTCLKCCFWCLEKFIKFLNRNAYIMIAIYGTNFCTSARNAFFLLMRNIIRVAVLDKVTDFLFLLGKLLIVGSVGILAFFFFTHRIRIVQDTAPPLNYYWVPILTVIVGSYLIAHGFFSVYGMCVDTLFLCFLEDLERNDGSAERPYFMSSTLKKLLNKTNKKAAES, from the exons ATGGGGGACGAGCGGCCCCACTACTACGGGAAACACG GAACGCCGCAGAAGTATGATCCCACTTTCAAAGGACCTATTTACAATAG GGGCTGCACGGACGTCATATGCTGTGTATTCCTGCTCCTGGCCATTGTGGGCTACGTGGCTGTGGGCATTATAG CCTGGACTCATGGAGACCCTCGAAAGGTGATCTACCCTACTGATAGCCGGGGCGAGTTCTGTGGGCAGAAGGGCACAAAAAACGA GAACAAACCCTACTTGTTTTATTTCAACATTGTGAAATGTGCCAGCCCCCTGGTTCTGCTGGAATTCCAATGTCCCACTCCTCAG ATCTGCGTGGAAAAATGCCCCGACCGCTACCTCACGTACCTGAATGCTCGCAGCTCCCGGGACTTTGAGTACTATAAGCAGTTCTGTGTTCCTGGCTTCAAGGACAATAAAGTGAGTT TGGCTGAGGTGCTTCGAGATGGTGACTGCCCTGCTGTCCTCATCCCCAGCAAACCCT TGGCCCGGAGATGCTTCCCCGCCATCCACGCCCACAAGGGTGTCCTGATGGTGGGCAATGAGACGACTTATGAGGATGGGCATGGCTCCCGGAAAAACATCACGGACCTGGTGGAGGGCGCTAA GAAAGCCAATGGAGTCCTAGAGGCGCGGCAACTCGCCATGCGCATATTTGAAGATTACACCGTCTCTTGGTATTGGATTATCAT AGGTCTGGTCATTGCTATGGCAATGAGCCTCCTATTCATCATCCTGCTCCGCTTCCTGGCTGGCATTATGGTCTGGGTGATGATCATTATGGTGATTCTGGTGCTGGGCTACG GAATCTTTCACTGCTACATGGAGTACTCCCGACTGCGTGGTGAGGCTGGCTCTGATGTCTCTTTGGTGGACCTCGGCTTTCAGACGGATTTCCGGGTGTACCTGCACTTACGGCAGACCTGGTTGGCCTTTA TGATCATTCTGAGTATCCTTGAAGTCATTATCATCTTGCTGCTCATCTTTCTCCGGAAGAGAATTCTCATCGCGATTGCACTCATCAAAGAAGCCAGCAG GGCTGTGGGATATGTCATGTGCTCCTTGCTCTACCCACTGGTCACCTTCTTCTTGCTGTGCCTCTGCATCGCCTACTGGGCCAGCACTGCTGT CTTCCTGTCCACTTCCAATGAAGCGGTCTATAAGATCTTTGATGATAGCTCCTGCTCACTTACTGCGAAAACCTGCAACCCAGAG ACCTTCCCCTCCTCCAATGAGTCCCGCCTATGCCCCAATGCCCGTTGCCAGTTCGCCTTCTACGGTGGTGAGTCAGGCTACCACCGGGCCCTGCTGGGCCTGCAGATCTTCAATGCCTTCATGTTCTTCTGGTTGGCCAACTTCGTGCTGGCTCTGGGCCAGGTCACACTGGCCGGGGCCTTTGCCTCCTACTACTGGGCCCTGCGCAAGCCGGACGACCTGCCGGCCTTCCCGCTCTTCTCTGCCTTTGGCCGGGCGCTCAG GTACCACACGGGCTCCCTGGCCTTTGGCGCGCTCATCCTGGCCATTGTGCAGATCATTCGTGTGATACTCGAGTACCTGGATCAGCGGCTGAAAG cCGCAGAGAACAAGTTTGCCAAGTGCCTCATGACCTGTCTCAAATGCTGCTTCTGGTGCCTGGAGAAGTTCATCAAATTCCTCAATAGGAATGCCTACATCATG ATTGCCATCTACGGCACCAATTTCTGCACCTCGGCCAGGAATGCCTTCTTCCTGCTCATGAGAAACATCATCAG AGTGGCTGTCCTGGACAAAGTTACCGACTTCCTCTTCCTGTTGGGCAAACTTTTGATCGTAGGCAGTGTGG gTATCCtggctttcttcttcttcacccACCGTATCAGGATCGTGCAGGATACAGCACCACCCCTCAATTATTACTGGGTTCCTATACTG ACGGTGATCGTTGGCTCCTACCTGATTGCACATGGTTTCTTCAGCGTCTATGGCATGTGTGTGGACACACTGttcctctgcttct TGGAGGACCTGGAGAGGAATGACGGCTCGGCCGAGAGGCCTTACTTCATGTCTTCCACCCTCAAGAAACTCTTGAACAAGACCAACAAGAAGGCAGCGGAGTCCTGA
- the SLC44A2 gene encoding choline transporter-like protein 2 isoform X11, whose amino-acid sequence MGDERPHYYGKHGTPQKYDPTFKGPIYNRGCTDVICCVFLLLAIVGYVAVGIIAWTHGDPRKVIYPTDSRGEFCGQKGTKNENKPYLFYFNIVKCASPLVLLEFQCPTPQICVEKCPDRYLTYLNARSSRDFEYYKQFCVPGFKDNKGVAEVLRDGDCPAVLIPSKPLARRCFPAIHAHKGVLMVGNETTYEDGHGSRKNITDLVEGAKKANGVLEARQLAMRIFEDYTVSWYWIIIGLVIAMAMSLLFIILLRFLAGIMVWVMIIMVILVLGYGIFHCYMEYSRLRGEAGSDVSLVDLGFQTDFRVYLHLRQTWLAFMIILSILEVIIILLLIFLRKRILIAIALIKEASRAVGYVMCSLLYPLVTFFLLCLCIAYWASTAVFLSTSNEAVYKIFDDSSCSLTAKTCNPETFPSSNESRLCPNARCQFAFYGGESGYHRALLGLQIFNAFMFFWLANFVLALGQVTLAGAFASYYWALRKPDDLPAFPLFSAFGRALRYHTGSLAFGALILAIVQIIRVILEYLDQRLKAAENKFAKCLMTCLKCCFWCLEKFIKFLNRNAYIMIAIYGTNFCTSARNAFFLLMRNIIRVAVLDKVTDFLFLLGKLLIVGSVGKCRPPRLSGTLHHLAFFSFSRYPGFLLLHPPYQDRAGYSTTPQLLLGSYTDGDRWLLPDCTWFLQRLWHVCGHTVPLLL is encoded by the exons ATGGGGGACGAGCGGCCCCACTACTACGGGAAACACG GAACGCCGCAGAAGTATGATCCCACTTTCAAAGGACCTATTTACAATAG GGGCTGCACGGACGTCATATGCTGTGTATTCCTGCTCCTGGCCATTGTGGGCTACGTGGCTGTGGGCATTATAG CCTGGACTCATGGAGACCCTCGAAAGGTGATCTACCCTACTGATAGCCGGGGCGAGTTCTGTGGGCAGAAGGGCACAAAAAACGA GAACAAACCCTACTTGTTTTATTTCAACATTGTGAAATGTGCCAGCCCCCTGGTTCTGCTGGAATTCCAATGTCCCACTCCTCAG ATCTGCGTGGAAAAATGCCCCGACCGCTACCTCACGTACCTGAATGCTCGCAGCTCCCGGGACTTTGAGTACTATAAGCAGTTCTGTGTTCCTGGCTTCAAGGACAATAAA GGAGTGGCTGAGGTGCTTCGAGATGGTGACTGCCCTGCTGTCCTCATCCCCAGCAAACCCT TGGCCCGGAGATGCTTCCCCGCCATCCACGCCCACAAGGGTGTCCTGATGGTGGGCAATGAGACGACTTATGAGGATGGGCATGGCTCCCGGAAAAACATCACGGACCTGGTGGAGGGCGCTAA GAAAGCCAATGGAGTCCTAGAGGCGCGGCAACTCGCCATGCGCATATTTGAAGATTACACCGTCTCTTGGTATTGGATTATCAT AGGTCTGGTCATTGCTATGGCAATGAGCCTCCTATTCATCATCCTGCTCCGCTTCCTGGCTGGCATTATGGTCTGGGTGATGATCATTATGGTGATTCTGGTGCTGGGCTACG GAATCTTTCACTGCTACATGGAGTACTCCCGACTGCGTGGTGAGGCTGGCTCTGATGTCTCTTTGGTGGACCTCGGCTTTCAGACGGATTTCCGGGTGTACCTGCACTTACGGCAGACCTGGTTGGCCTTTA TGATCATTCTGAGTATCCTTGAAGTCATTATCATCTTGCTGCTCATCTTTCTCCGGAAGAGAATTCTCATCGCGATTGCACTCATCAAAGAAGCCAGCAG GGCTGTGGGATATGTCATGTGCTCCTTGCTCTACCCACTGGTCACCTTCTTCTTGCTGTGCCTCTGCATCGCCTACTGGGCCAGCACTGCTGT CTTCCTGTCCACTTCCAATGAAGCGGTCTATAAGATCTTTGATGATAGCTCCTGCTCACTTACTGCGAAAACCTGCAACCCAGAG ACCTTCCCCTCCTCCAATGAGTCCCGCCTATGCCCCAATGCCCGTTGCCAGTTCGCCTTCTACGGTGGTGAGTCAGGCTACCACCGGGCCCTGCTGGGCCTGCAGATCTTCAATGCCTTCATGTTCTTCTGGTTGGCCAACTTCGTGCTGGCTCTGGGCCAGGTCACACTGGCCGGGGCCTTTGCCTCCTACTACTGGGCCCTGCGCAAGCCGGACGACCTGCCGGCCTTCCCGCTCTTCTCTGCCTTTGGCCGGGCGCTCAG GTACCACACGGGCTCCCTGGCCTTTGGCGCGCTCATCCTGGCCATTGTGCAGATCATTCGTGTGATACTCGAGTACCTGGATCAGCGGCTGAAAG cCGCAGAGAACAAGTTTGCCAAGTGCCTCATGACCTGTCTCAAATGCTGCTTCTGGTGCCTGGAGAAGTTCATCAAATTCCTCAATAGGAATGCCTACATCATG ATTGCCATCTACGGCACCAATTTCTGCACCTCGGCCAGGAATGCCTTCTTCCTGCTCATGAGAAACATCATCAG AGTGGCTGTCCTGGACAAAGTTACCGACTTCCTCTTCCTGTTGGGCAAACTTTTGATCGTAGGCAGTGTGGGTAAGTGCCGCCCACCTCGCCTCTCAGG AACCCTTCACCATCttgctttcttctccttctccaggTATCCtggctttcttcttcttcacccACCGTATCAGGATCGTGCAGGATACAGCACCACCCCTCAATTATTACTGGGTTCCTATACTG ACGGTGATCGTTGGCTCCTACCTGATTGCACATGGTTTCTTCAGCGTCTATGGCATGTGTGTGGACACACTGttcctctgcttct GTGA
- the SLC44A2 gene encoding choline transporter-like protein 2 isoform X9, translating to MGDERPHYYGKHGTPQKYDPTFKGPIYNRGCTDVICCVFLLLAIVGYVAVGIIAWTHGDPRKVIYPTDSRGEFCGQKGTKNENKPYLFYFNIVKCASPLVLLEFQCPTPQICVEKCPDRYLTYLNARSSRDFEYYKQFCVPGFKDNKGVAEVLRDGDCPAVLIPSKPLARRCFPAIHAHKGVLMVGNETTYEDGHGSRKNITDLVEGAKKANGVLEARQLAMRIFEDYTVSWYWIIIGLVIAMAMSLLFIILLRFLAGIMVWVMIIMVILVLGYGIFHCYMEYSRLRGEAGSDVSLVDLGFQTDFRVYLHLRQTWLAFMIILSILEVIIILLLIFLRKRILIAIALIKEASRAVGYVMCSLLYPLVTFFLLCLCIAYWASTAVFLSTSNEAVYKIFDDSSCSLTAKTCNPETFPSSNESRLCPNARCQFAFYGGESGYHRALLGLQIFNAFMFFWLANFVLALGQVTLAGAFASYYWALRKPDDLPAFPLFSAFGRALRYHTGSLAFGALILAIVQIIRVILEYLDQRLKAAENKFAKCLMTCLKCCFWCLEKFIKFLNRNAYIMIAIYGTNFCTSARNAFFLLMRNIIRVAVLDKVTDFLFLLGKLLIVGSVGKCRPPRLSGTLHHLAFFSFSRYPGFLLLHPPYQDRAGYSTTPQLLLGSYTDGDRWLLPDCTWFLQRLWHVCGHTVPLLLGGPGEE from the exons ATGGGGGACGAGCGGCCCCACTACTACGGGAAACACG GAACGCCGCAGAAGTATGATCCCACTTTCAAAGGACCTATTTACAATAG GGGCTGCACGGACGTCATATGCTGTGTATTCCTGCTCCTGGCCATTGTGGGCTACGTGGCTGTGGGCATTATAG CCTGGACTCATGGAGACCCTCGAAAGGTGATCTACCCTACTGATAGCCGGGGCGAGTTCTGTGGGCAGAAGGGCACAAAAAACGA GAACAAACCCTACTTGTTTTATTTCAACATTGTGAAATGTGCCAGCCCCCTGGTTCTGCTGGAATTCCAATGTCCCACTCCTCAG ATCTGCGTGGAAAAATGCCCCGACCGCTACCTCACGTACCTGAATGCTCGCAGCTCCCGGGACTTTGAGTACTATAAGCAGTTCTGTGTTCCTGGCTTCAAGGACAATAAA GGAGTGGCTGAGGTGCTTCGAGATGGTGACTGCCCTGCTGTCCTCATCCCCAGCAAACCCT TGGCCCGGAGATGCTTCCCCGCCATCCACGCCCACAAGGGTGTCCTGATGGTGGGCAATGAGACGACTTATGAGGATGGGCATGGCTCCCGGAAAAACATCACGGACCTGGTGGAGGGCGCTAA GAAAGCCAATGGAGTCCTAGAGGCGCGGCAACTCGCCATGCGCATATTTGAAGATTACACCGTCTCTTGGTATTGGATTATCAT AGGTCTGGTCATTGCTATGGCAATGAGCCTCCTATTCATCATCCTGCTCCGCTTCCTGGCTGGCATTATGGTCTGGGTGATGATCATTATGGTGATTCTGGTGCTGGGCTACG GAATCTTTCACTGCTACATGGAGTACTCCCGACTGCGTGGTGAGGCTGGCTCTGATGTCTCTTTGGTGGACCTCGGCTTTCAGACGGATTTCCGGGTGTACCTGCACTTACGGCAGACCTGGTTGGCCTTTA TGATCATTCTGAGTATCCTTGAAGTCATTATCATCTTGCTGCTCATCTTTCTCCGGAAGAGAATTCTCATCGCGATTGCACTCATCAAAGAAGCCAGCAG GGCTGTGGGATATGTCATGTGCTCCTTGCTCTACCCACTGGTCACCTTCTTCTTGCTGTGCCTCTGCATCGCCTACTGGGCCAGCACTGCTGT CTTCCTGTCCACTTCCAATGAAGCGGTCTATAAGATCTTTGATGATAGCTCCTGCTCACTTACTGCGAAAACCTGCAACCCAGAG ACCTTCCCCTCCTCCAATGAGTCCCGCCTATGCCCCAATGCCCGTTGCCAGTTCGCCTTCTACGGTGGTGAGTCAGGCTACCACCGGGCCCTGCTGGGCCTGCAGATCTTCAATGCCTTCATGTTCTTCTGGTTGGCCAACTTCGTGCTGGCTCTGGGCCAGGTCACACTGGCCGGGGCCTTTGCCTCCTACTACTGGGCCCTGCGCAAGCCGGACGACCTGCCGGCCTTCCCGCTCTTCTCTGCCTTTGGCCGGGCGCTCAG GTACCACACGGGCTCCCTGGCCTTTGGCGCGCTCATCCTGGCCATTGTGCAGATCATTCGTGTGATACTCGAGTACCTGGATCAGCGGCTGAAAG cCGCAGAGAACAAGTTTGCCAAGTGCCTCATGACCTGTCTCAAATGCTGCTTCTGGTGCCTGGAGAAGTTCATCAAATTCCTCAATAGGAATGCCTACATCATG ATTGCCATCTACGGCACCAATTTCTGCACCTCGGCCAGGAATGCCTTCTTCCTGCTCATGAGAAACATCATCAG AGTGGCTGTCCTGGACAAAGTTACCGACTTCCTCTTCCTGTTGGGCAAACTTTTGATCGTAGGCAGTGTGGGTAAGTGCCGCCCACCTCGCCTCTCAGG AACCCTTCACCATCttgctttcttctccttctccaggTATCCtggctttcttcttcttcacccACCGTATCAGGATCGTGCAGGATACAGCACCACCCCTCAATTATTACTGGGTTCCTATACTG ACGGTGATCGTTGGCTCCTACCTGATTGCACATGGTTTCTTCAGCGTCTATGGCATGTGTGTGGACACACTGttcctctgcttct TGGAGGACCTGGAGAGGAATGA
- the SLC44A2 gene encoding choline transporter-like protein 2 isoform X2 → MGDERPHYYGKHGTPQKYDPTFKGPIYNRGCTDVICCVFLLLAIVGYVAVGIIAWTHGDPRKVIYPTDSRGEFCGQKGTKNENKPYLFYFNIVKCASPLVLLEFQCPTPQICVEKCPDRYLTYLNARSSRDFEYYKQFCVPGFKDNKGVAEVLRDGDCPAVLIPSKPLARRCFPAIHAHKGVLMVGNETTYEDGHGSRKNITDLVEGAKKANGVLEARQLAMRIFEDYTVSWYWIIIGLVIAMAMSLLFIILLRFLAGIMVWVMIIMVILVLGYGIFHCYMEYSRLRGEAGSDVSLVDLGFQTDFRVYLHLRQTWLAFMIILSILEVIIILLLIFLRKRILIAIALIKEASRAVGYVMCSLLYPLVTFFLLCLCIAYWASTAVFLSTSNEAVYKIFDDSSCSLTAKTCNPETFPSSNESRLCPNARCQFAFYGGESGYHRALLGLQIFNAFMFFWLANFVLALGQVTLAGAFASYYWALRKPDDLPAFPLFSAFGRALRYHTGSLAFGALILAIVQIIRVILEYLDQRLKAAENKFAKCLMTCLKCCFWCLEKFIKFLNRNAYIMIAIYGTNFCTSARNAFFLLMRNIIRVAVLDKVTDFLFLLGKLLIVGSVGILAFFFFTHRIRIVQDTAPPLNYYWVPILTVIVGSYLIAHGFFSVYGMCVDTLFLCFCEDLERNDGSQERPYFMSPELRDILLKGSAEEGKRAEAEE, encoded by the exons ATGGGGGACGAGCGGCCCCACTACTACGGGAAACACG GAACGCCGCAGAAGTATGATCCCACTTTCAAAGGACCTATTTACAATAG GGGCTGCACGGACGTCATATGCTGTGTATTCCTGCTCCTGGCCATTGTGGGCTACGTGGCTGTGGGCATTATAG CCTGGACTCATGGAGACCCTCGAAAGGTGATCTACCCTACTGATAGCCGGGGCGAGTTCTGTGGGCAGAAGGGCACAAAAAACGA GAACAAACCCTACTTGTTTTATTTCAACATTGTGAAATGTGCCAGCCCCCTGGTTCTGCTGGAATTCCAATGTCCCACTCCTCAG ATCTGCGTGGAAAAATGCCCCGACCGCTACCTCACGTACCTGAATGCTCGCAGCTCCCGGGACTTTGAGTACTATAAGCAGTTCTGTGTTCCTGGCTTCAAGGACAATAAA GGAGTGGCTGAGGTGCTTCGAGATGGTGACTGCCCTGCTGTCCTCATCCCCAGCAAACCCT TGGCCCGGAGATGCTTCCCCGCCATCCACGCCCACAAGGGTGTCCTGATGGTGGGCAATGAGACGACTTATGAGGATGGGCATGGCTCCCGGAAAAACATCACGGACCTGGTGGAGGGCGCTAA GAAAGCCAATGGAGTCCTAGAGGCGCGGCAACTCGCCATGCGCATATTTGAAGATTACACCGTCTCTTGGTATTGGATTATCAT AGGTCTGGTCATTGCTATGGCAATGAGCCTCCTATTCATCATCCTGCTCCGCTTCCTGGCTGGCATTATGGTCTGGGTGATGATCATTATGGTGATTCTGGTGCTGGGCTACG GAATCTTTCACTGCTACATGGAGTACTCCCGACTGCGTGGTGAGGCTGGCTCTGATGTCTCTTTGGTGGACCTCGGCTTTCAGACGGATTTCCGGGTGTACCTGCACTTACGGCAGACCTGGTTGGCCTTTA TGATCATTCTGAGTATCCTTGAAGTCATTATCATCTTGCTGCTCATCTTTCTCCGGAAGAGAATTCTCATCGCGATTGCACTCATCAAAGAAGCCAGCAG GGCTGTGGGATATGTCATGTGCTCCTTGCTCTACCCACTGGTCACCTTCTTCTTGCTGTGCCTCTGCATCGCCTACTGGGCCAGCACTGCTGT CTTCCTGTCCACTTCCAATGAAGCGGTCTATAAGATCTTTGATGATAGCTCCTGCTCACTTACTGCGAAAACCTGCAACCCAGAG ACCTTCCCCTCCTCCAATGAGTCCCGCCTATGCCCCAATGCCCGTTGCCAGTTCGCCTTCTACGGTGGTGAGTCAGGCTACCACCGGGCCCTGCTGGGCCTGCAGATCTTCAATGCCTTCATGTTCTTCTGGTTGGCCAACTTCGTGCTGGCTCTGGGCCAGGTCACACTGGCCGGGGCCTTTGCCTCCTACTACTGGGCCCTGCGCAAGCCGGACGACCTGCCGGCCTTCCCGCTCTTCTCTGCCTTTGGCCGGGCGCTCAG GTACCACACGGGCTCCCTGGCCTTTGGCGCGCTCATCCTGGCCATTGTGCAGATCATTCGTGTGATACTCGAGTACCTGGATCAGCGGCTGAAAG cCGCAGAGAACAAGTTTGCCAAGTGCCTCATGACCTGTCTCAAATGCTGCTTCTGGTGCCTGGAGAAGTTCATCAAATTCCTCAATAGGAATGCCTACATCATG ATTGCCATCTACGGCACCAATTTCTGCACCTCGGCCAGGAATGCCTTCTTCCTGCTCATGAGAAACATCATCAG AGTGGCTGTCCTGGACAAAGTTACCGACTTCCTCTTCCTGTTGGGCAAACTTTTGATCGTAGGCAGTGTGG gTATCCtggctttcttcttcttcacccACCGTATCAGGATCGTGCAGGATACAGCACCACCCCTCAATTATTACTGGGTTCCTATACTG ACGGTGATCGTTGGCTCCTACCTGATTGCACATGGTTTCTTCAGCGTCTATGGCATGTGTGTGGACACACTGttcctctgcttct GTGAGGACCTGGAAAGGAATGACGGCTCTCAGGAGCGACCCTACTTCATGTCGCCCGAGCTGAGAGACATCCTGTTGAAGGGGAGTGCGGAGGAGGGGAAGCGGGCGGAAGCCGAGGAGTAG